Part of the Vulgatibacter sp. genome is shown below.
AGGAAGAAGGCCCGCAGCGTCTCGTCGATCCGCTCCCCGCCGAGCGGGGCCACGATCGGCTCCAGCGCCGCGTGGAGCTCCGCCATGCTCGCCGGCCGCGCCGCGGGCTCACGCTGCAGGCAGCGTTCGATCAGGGCGGCGATCTCGTCGGAGCACGCAGGCGCCACCAGCCGCGGGTCGACGTATTGCCCCTCGAGGATCTGCCGCAGGGTCTGGGTGGTGTTGTTGCCGGCGAAGGCCATCTTCCCGGTGACCATCCAGTAGAGGATCGTCCCCAGGGCGAAGACGTCGGCTGCCTCGCCAGCCTCGCGCCCCTCGATGATCTCCGGCGCCATGTGGAGCGGCGAACCCACCAGGGCGCCGGTCATGGTCATCTTCTCGTCGCCGGAGGTCATCCGGGCGATGCCGAAGTCCATGAGCTTGAGGGCGCCGTCCGCCCGCACCATCACGTTCTCGGGCTTGAGATCCCGGTGGACGATCCCCGCCTCGTGCGCATGGGTGAGGGCCTCGGCGAGGCGGGCCACCACCAGCGCCGCGATCTCCGGGAGGAAGAACCCGACCTCGTCGCCGAAGACCCGCAGCGTGCGGCCGGCGACGAACTCGGTGACGATGAAGGCCTCGCGGGCCTCGTCGCCGGAGAAGTCGTAGATCTCCACGATGCTCGGGTGGCGCAGCCGCGCCACCGCCCGGGCCTCCCGGGAGAAGCGCCGCCGGCTCTCCTCGCGGCTGGCCAGGTGCGGGTGGAGGACCTTGATCGCCACCTCGCGCTGCAGCGAGGTGTCGAGCCCCTTGTAGACGACGGCCATGCCGCCGCTGCCGACCTCTTCGAGGATCTGGTACCGGTCGATGCGGCGGGCGACCAAGGTCTACCTCTCGTCGCCGAAGACGATGCCGAGCTTGCGTGCGTCGCGCACCAGCTGGCCCTGCACGTCGACGAAGCGGGTGACCGAGGCGGAGGAGAGCGGCCTGGCGACGATGTCGTTGCCCTGCAGCGCCACCATGTGATCGAACTGCCCCCGCTCGATCAGCTCCACCGCGCCACAGCCGAAGCGGCTGCCGAGGAGGCGATCGTAGGCGGTGGGCATGCCGCCCCGGGCCAGGTGCCCGAGGACGGTGACGCGGATCTCGTGGTCGGTGACGTGCTGCGAGAGCAGATCCGCGGCGACCTTGCCGGCGCCGCCGAGGCGGACCACGCCGCGCCCCGGGATCGCCGCAGCCGATTCGGCGACGGCCTGCGTGCCGCCCGCCGGCGCCGCGCCCTCCGCCACCACCACGATCGAGAAGGTCTGCCCGCGGGCGCTGCGCCTGCGGATCATCTCGCAGACCGGCTCGATCCGGTAGGGCACCTCGGGGATGAGCACCGCGTCGGCGCCGCCGGCGATCGCCGCGTGGAGGGCGAGGTGGCCGGTGTCGCGCCCCATCACCTCGAGGACCATCACCCGGTCGTGCGACTCGGCGGTGGTGTGGAGCTTGCCCACGGCGTCGGTGGCGGTGGAGCGGGCGGTGTCGAAGCCGAAGGTGACGTCGGTGTCGGAGAGGTCGTTGTCGATGGTCTTCGGGCAGCCCACCACCGGGAAGCCCTTCTGCGCGAGCTGGTGGGCGATCTTGAGCGTGCCGTCGCCGCCGATGCAGACGAGGCAGTCGACGCCCAGGCGATGCAGCCGCTCGATCGTCTGGTCGGAGAGATCGGCCTCGACGAAGCTGTCGCCGCGGTGGACCGCGTAGCGAAAGGGATTGGCCTTGTTCGAGGTGCCGAGGATGGTGCCGCCGCGATCGAGGATCCCGCGGACGGCGGCGAGATCGAGGACCCGGGGCGTGAGTCGCTCCTCCACCACGCCGGTGAAGCCGTCCTCGAAGCCGACGACCTCCCAGCCCAGGCCGCAGGCCGACTTGACCACCGCCCGGATCACGGCGTTGAGGCCGGGGCAATCGCCGCCGCCCGTGAGCACTCCGATGCGCTTCGCCATGAGCCCGCCCCTGGGTGGATGAACCACCGCCCCCGGTGCCAGCGCCGGGGGGCCCGCGAAAGAAGGCCGCATTCTAGGCCCGGCGGGAAGGCTGGGGCAATGGGAACCGTGACATTCGCGTCAGGGTGCCTCCCGGCCATTCCGCTTCCGGGGGCAGCCGTGTTTCCATGGCTCCATGCACCTGCGGCTCCTTCCCCTCGCGCTCCTCCTCGCTGCGGCGCTGCCTGCGGCAGCGGGCGCGGACGTGCTCCGTCCCGCCCTCGGGGAGGCGGCGCTGCTCGGGCCCAGGCTCGAGCTGCCGGGGCTGGCGGTGCGGCCGCCGGCGGGGTTCGCGCCGCTGGATCTGGTGGGCGAGGAGACCGGGGCGCTGGCGCCCGGGGTGCCCGGGGCGCCGCGGACCCTGCTCCTCTCCCTGCTGCGGGAGCCCGACGCGACCTTCACCCTCTCGCGGATCGCCGCCCCCTTCGACGACCGGGCGGGATCCCGCGACCGGCTCGCCAGGGCGGCGCTCGATCACGCCAGCCAGGCCCTCGGCGTGGACCTGCGCCTGCTCTGGGCTGAGGCCGCGGGCGGGGGGGTCGAGCTCGCAGCGCGCTACAAGCTCGCGGGGCAGGAGCGGGGCCTGCTCCTCGCCTTCCTGCCGCTGCACGGAGAGACGCTGGTGGTCGCCCTCTCTGCACCGACCGAGGGGCTGGGAGCCCTGGAGCCCGCCTTCGCCGCGGTGGTGCGGAGCGTCGAGTCGATCGGGCCGCCGCTGGAGCCGCCGGGCCCGGAGCTCTGGCTCCTCGCCGCCGCCTCGCTGGTGGGCGGGGCGGCGGCGGCGCACGTGGCGCGGCGGAACGCTGCCCCGCGGAGCAAGCGGGGCCCGCGGGGCGCTTAACCGAACTCGATGCAGGTGCAGCTGGTGCGGTTGCAGACGCCGGTGGGGCAGCCGCCGCAGTCGGCGGGGCATTCGCAGGCGCAGGTGTCCGCATTCACGGTGCGGTTGCCGGTGCATTCGACAGCGCCGGCGTCGCAGACGCAGCTGCAGGAGGCGTCGTCCCAGGCGAAGCCGGGCGCGCAGCTCTGGGCCTGTTGGCATTCGCAGGCGCAGGCGTCCGGGTTGCACGTGGTGTTGCCGGTGCAGGCGCCGCCGCAATCCGGCGCGCAGCCCAGGGTGCAGGTGAGCCTGTCGCAGTACTGGCGGTTGTCGCCGGTGAAGGGCTGGCCGCAGTCCACCGGGCAGGTCCAGGTGCAGCTCTGCCTGTCGCAGACGAAGTTCTCACCGGGGCTGGGCTGGCCACCGCACGTCTCGTCGCAGGTCCAGCTGCAGCTCGCCTGGTCGCAGACGAA
Proteins encoded:
- a CDS encoding 6-phosphofructokinase, whose amino-acid sequence is MAKRIGVLTGGGDCPGLNAVIRAVVKSACGLGWEVVGFEDGFTGVVEERLTPRVLDLAAVRGILDRGGTILGTSNKANPFRYAVHRGDSFVEADLSDQTIERLHRLGVDCLVCIGGDGTLKIAHQLAQKGFPVVGCPKTIDNDLSDTDVTFGFDTARSTATDAVGKLHTTAESHDRVMVLEVMGRDTGHLALHAAIAGGADAVLIPEVPYRIEPVCEMIRRRSARGQTFSIVVVAEGAAPAGGTQAVAESAAAIPGRGVVRLGGAGKVAADLLSQHVTDHEIRVTVLGHLARGGMPTAYDRLLGSRFGCGAVELIERGQFDHMVALQGNDIVARPLSSASVTRFVDVQGQLVRDARKLGIVFGDER